The Gorilla gorilla gorilla isolate KB3781 chromosome 11, NHGRI_mGorGor1-v2.1_pri, whole genome shotgun sequence genome contains the following window.
CACCAAGGCTGCCGACGGCAAGGCTGTGGGTGGCATGGGACCTCTGGGACTGGCCGGAAAGCTCTGGGCTGGCCAGGCTCTGACCCGCCCCGCAGATGGCACTGTACTTCTGCTCGGGGCTGCTACAGGACCTGGCACAGTTCGGGCACTATGCGCTCATCATGCCCCTGTACACACACTTCACCCACAGTGGGTGCTCGGTGGCCCAAGACCATTCAGCGGTGATGGTGGAGGTCCAAAGGTCGGGCGACCCAAGCGTAGGGGAACCTGGCCTGAGAACTCTCCCTATGGGCCGGTGCTGCGGAAGCTGCAGGGGGTCTACAGCCAGCCCTGGACACAGCCGAGAGGAGGGCGCTGACCTCGGAGGGCTGCTTTCTGCTGCCCTGGGAGCTGGGTGCTGGGGTCCTAATCTGTCACCTGGGGTGGAGCACCATGCAGCTCATCCCCCAGCCATCACCATTCCCCACTGCCCGTCCCCCACCCTCATGCCCCATACAACACTGCCCACGACCCCGCCCCCTCTTCCCAGGCTATAGGGAGCGACTAGACATGGCGCCCGATACCCTGCAGAAGCAGGCAGACCACTGCAACGACGGCTGCATGGTGTCCAAGCACATGAAGGAACTCAGCACTGGTCTCTTCTTTGCCATTCTGGTCAAGGtgagccctccagcctggtgcccctcacctccctctgGCTCCCGACCCTCCTGGGCACCTGCTCACCAGGAGGCCTCGAGGAGCCCAGGGCAGTGCCAGGAGGTGCCATGGCTGCAGCACTGTCCCTGCAGGAGAGTGGCCCCCTGGAGTCAGAAGCCATGGTGATGGGCGTCCTGAAGCAAGCCTTCGACGTGCTGGTGCTGCGCTACGGTGTGCAGAAGCGCATCTACTGCAACGTGAGTGCCCTGGGAGAGcccgggcgggggggggggggggcagccCAAGCCATCCCACACTGGAGGGGCACAGGCTATGATGGGTCACACTCCACCCCTCGCTCCCCCAGCACTAGCACAAAGCCCACCTGATGGGCCTTGCCGAGACGCCCGGCTCTCCCACCTGGGATGGTGGCTCCAGGCCCAGGGTCAGGCCTGGCCCCCTTCCCCAAGGACCCAGGAACCAGAGAGCAGGCCCCTCCATGGCCAGTACAGCTCGGCAGGGTGTGCAGGCTTTGGGGACTGTGTTTATAGGAACGTGAAGGGATGAAAGGCCAGCGAATGGTCCGTGGCCGCTCTGGAAACTATGTCCCCTGAAGACAAGGAAGAGAGCTGTCCCTGGCTCGGCTCCTGCCCTGAGTGACT
Protein-coding sequences here:
- the LOC129532103 gene encoding DIS3-like exonuclease 2, with product MVPSYSLGCLSVPGILSFSRDLSSVPSLDWKSLTQTFGDDKYSLAWKEVLTNMCSRPMRMALYFCSGLLQDLAQFGHYALIMPLYTHFTHRLLSAALGAGCWGYRERLDMAPDTLQKQADHCNDGCMVSKHMKELSTGLFFAILVKVSPPAWCPSPPSGSRPSWAPAHQEASRSPGQCQEVPWLQHCPCRRVAPWSQKPW